DNA from Lentibacillus amyloliquefaciens:
AAAGCCATAACATAAGCCTGCAGCTATTAAACTCATCAATGGCCCAGATCCTGCTATTTTGATCTGCTCAACCGGCTTATATGGAATTTTTCTCTGACTGAAAGCCACACCGCCCAAAAAATAGAACAAACGTATAGTATATACTGTTTTGTTTGACACCATTTGGGTAATAATTCTGCCGGTGCCGATTGTAAGTGTGATTTTATCAGCGCGTACTCGTTTTGCACCGAGAACATG
Protein-coding regions in this window:
- a CDS encoding site-2 protease family protein gives rise to the protein MDIYLFVYLILFAAPVGTAMHEIGHVLGAKRVRADKITLTIGTGRIITQMVSNKTVYTIRLFYFLGGVAFSQRKIPYKPVEQIKIAGSGPLMSLIAAGLCYGFYNVHPSNYVLILLLFNLWVAVVNIIPFRFKGKESDGYTIYKVIRKK